Proteins encoded by one window of Myxocyprinus asiaticus isolate MX2 ecotype Aquarium Trade chromosome 35, UBuf_Myxa_2, whole genome shotgun sequence:
- the LOC127426507 gene encoding replication factor C subunit 4-like, whose product MQAFLKGSSSQSVKVQKPSSSSSSSGEKKQRAVPWVEKYRPKCVDEVAFQEEVVAVLKKSLEGADLPNLLFYGPPGTGKTSTILAAARELYGPELYRQRVLELNASDERGIQVIREKVKRFAQLTAAGSRSDGKSCPPFKIIILDEADSMTGAAQAALRRTMEKESRTTRFCLICNYVSRIIEPLTSRCSKFRFKPLANDIQRQRLLEICEKENLKYSEEGIEALVKVSEGDLRKAITYLQCAARLNAEREITEQIIIEIAGVVPPKVIESLLQICYKGTFEKLEVAVKDMIDQGYAATNILNQLHDVIIEEKLNDKQKSVITEKMAEVDKCLADGADEYLQLLSLCAVIMQQATQNT is encoded by the exons ATGCAGGCGTTTTTAAAAGGATCTTCATCACAGAGTGTTAAAGTGCAGAAACCATCctcatcctcatcctcatctGGAGAGAAGAAACAGAGAGCTGTGCCCTGGGTGGAGAAATA TAGACCAAAGTGTGTGGATGAAGTGGCCTTTCAAGAGGAGGTGGTTGCAGTACTGAAGAAATCTCTAGAGGGCGCTGAT CTCCCCAACCTGCTATTTTATGGGCCTCCTGGAACAGGAAAGACTTCCACCATCCTCGCAGCTGCCAGAGAGCTTTATGG aCCTGAGCTGTACCGGCAGAGAGTTCTGGAGCTGAATGCATCTGATGAGCGCGGCATTCAGGTGATCCGGGAGAAGGTGAAGAGGTTCGCTCAGCTCACGGCGGCCGGTTCACGATCAGA TGGGAAGTCTTGCCCTCCGTTTAAGATAATAATCCTGGACGAGGCGGATTCAATGACGGGCGCTGCTCAGGCGGCTCTCAGGCGCACCATGGAGAAAGAGTCTCGAACCACACGCTTCTGTCTCATCTGTAACTATGTCAGCAG GATCATTGAGCCGTTAACGTCTAGATGCTCAAAGTTTCGTTTCAAACCTCTGGCTAACGACATTCAACGGCAGCGTCTGCTGGAGATCTGTGAGAAAGAGAATCTCAAATACAGTGAAGAG ggCATTGAAGCGTTGGTGAAAGTGTCGGAGGGAGACCTGAGGAAAGCCATAACATATCTGCAGTGTGCCGCCAGACTGAACGCTGAGAGAGAAATTACTGAACAAATCATCATAGAGATTGCAGGG gTGGTTCCACCCAAAGTGATCGAAAGTCTACTGCAGATCTGTTACAAAGGCACTTTTGAGAAACTAGAGGTTGCTGTGAAG GACATGATCGATCAGGGATACGCCGCAACAAATATTCTCAACCAGTTACACGACGTCATTATTGAGGAGAAGCTGAATGATAAACAGAAGTCTGTCATCACAGAGAAAATGGCG GAGGTGGATAAGTGTCTGGCAGATGGTGCAGATGAGTATCTGCAGTTACTGAGTCTCTGCGCTGTCATCATGCAGCAGGCCACACAAAACACCTga